From the genome of Virgibacillus proomii, one region includes:
- a CDS encoding replication initiation and membrane attachment family protein, with translation MNRIGKILPVEGYFVVVQESLPMDYAKSLTHLYQPLIGLNATILYQTLLHERDILGDKPTPQTHHTLMNYLNLPLDEIYTARLKLEGIGLLKTYQMDNEANRVFTYVLLPVYSPERFFQDPMLSQLLYHHIGPDKYDRLKQHFLPVADEKYGINITASFQDVFETITSDFQPNVKEQSLDRTPDIKGIDFAPIEQSLKQRMIPEKKVLTGYNRKLISQMMFLYDLATYEVEKAVIWALTEDNSLNIEEFKAACYDLFQSKYKGSHVRLIDKTEKVSPTSTEQKTPKTKEEKLIQHFETISPKQLLEDLSGGHQASEQDLRLVGEVMTSQGLPTPVMNVLIHYVLLQTNMKLTKNYLSKIASHWSRANLKTAKEAMDFAKQEVKNNQKAKNTRNNYSSRQSKEVIPDWFKEQKQRQKQEAVATYEEQVDEVQEQKEIAALLKQYSSNDK, from the coding sequence ATGAATAGGATCGGCAAGATATTACCTGTCGAAGGCTATTTTGTAGTAGTCCAGGAATCGTTACCAATGGATTATGCAAAGTCGTTAACGCATCTGTACCAACCATTAATTGGTTTAAATGCGACCATCCTATATCAAACATTACTGCATGAACGAGACATCCTGGGTGATAAACCAACTCCTCAAACTCATCATACGCTTATGAATTATTTGAATCTTCCTTTAGACGAGATATATACTGCCAGACTAAAACTCGAAGGAATAGGTTTGCTTAAAACTTATCAAATGGATAACGAAGCAAACCGGGTTTTTACTTATGTATTACTGCCTGTCTATTCGCCGGAACGATTTTTTCAAGATCCAATGTTATCTCAGCTTTTATATCATCATATTGGTCCTGATAAATATGATCGATTAAAGCAACATTTTTTACCAGTGGCAGATGAGAAATACGGTATAAATATAACTGCTTCCTTTCAGGATGTGTTTGAAACAATTACTTCTGATTTTCAACCGAATGTAAAAGAGCAATCATTGGATCGAACGCCTGATATAAAAGGTATAGATTTTGCACCAATCGAGCAAAGTTTAAAACAGCGCATGATCCCAGAGAAAAAAGTGCTAACGGGCTATAACCGTAAACTGATTTCCCAGATGATGTTTTTATATGATTTAGCTACATACGAAGTAGAGAAAGCAGTTATTTGGGCGTTAACAGAAGATAATAGCTTAAATATAGAAGAGTTTAAAGCAGCTTGCTATGATTTATTTCAATCCAAATATAAAGGAAGTCATGTTCGACTGATTGATAAGACAGAAAAAGTTAGCCCAACATCTACGGAACAGAAAACGCCAAAAACAAAAGAAGAAAAGCTTATTCAACATTTTGAAACGATTTCTCCAAAACAGCTACTGGAAGATTTATCAGGCGGTCATCAAGCTTCGGAACAAGACTTACGCTTAGTGGGTGAGGTTATGACATCTCAAGGACTGCCAACCCCGGTTATGAATGTATTAATTCACTATGTTTTATTGCAAACAAATATGAAGCTAACTAAAAACTATCTTTCAAAAATTGCAAGTCATTGGTCAAGAGCGAATTTAAAAACAGCAAAAGAAGCAATGGACTTTGCTAAACAAGAAGTAAAAAATAATCAAAAAGCAAAGAATACTAGAAATAACTATAGTAGCAGACAATCAAAAGAGGTAATACCAGACTGGTTCAAAGAACAGAAGCAACGGCAAAAACAAGAAGCAGTAGCTACATATGAAGAACAGGTGGATGAAGTACAAGAGCAAAAAGAAATAGCAGCGCTCTTAAAGCAGTATTCTAGTAATGATAAATAA
- the nrdR gene encoding transcriptional regulator NrdR produces MRCSNCHNKSTKVLDSRPIEEGQAIRRRRECEHCGFRFTTFERIEAVPLIVVKKDGARQEFSRDKLIRGLIKACEKRPVPLETIEEIALNVEKDLRNEGISEVNSKEVGERVMDRLSEVDEVAYVRFASVYRQFKDINVFLDELKEIIDSDKKNESDGKE; encoded by the coding sequence ATGAGATGTTCAAATTGCCATAACAAAAGTACAAAAGTATTGGACTCGAGACCAATTGAAGAAGGACAAGCAATTCGCAGACGCAGAGAATGTGAGCATTGTGGCTTTCGATTTACGACTTTTGAGCGGATTGAAGCTGTTCCTTTAATCGTTGTAAAAAAAGATGGAGCGAGACAGGAATTTAGTCGTGACAAGTTAATACGTGGATTAATAAAGGCTTGTGAAAAGCGTCCGGTTCCATTAGAAACCATTGAAGAAATAGCTTTAAATGTAGAGAAGGATCTGCGAAATGAAGGAATTTCAGAAGTGAATAGTAAAGAGGTAGGCGAACGGGTGATGGATCGTCTGTCAGAAGTTGATGAAGTTGCCTACGTAAGGTTTGCTTCTGTTTATCGTCAATTTAAAGATATCAATGTTTTTCTCGATGAATTAAAAGAGATCATTGATAGTGATAAAAAGAATGAATCAGATGGAAAGGAATAG
- a CDS encoding cytosolic protein — MEFRNMISKYLNNHAETQDNHWDSTLRTHYYKTTKEKAMRAIEGILGRSETYELHSISEEHGEISVKVKKRRQAFIIVTIIMVRPFQTAVDFSVTTETALPFDFGYSTKIIQRLYKEINHVLPLITKQAR; from the coding sequence ATGGAATTTCGCAATATGATTTCCAAATATCTTAATAATCATGCTGAAACTCAGGATAATCATTGGGATTCAACGTTACGTACCCATTATTATAAAACAACAAAAGAAAAAGCAATGCGTGCAATTGAGGGGATTCTTGGTCGATCAGAAACATACGAATTACATTCCATTTCTGAAGAGCATGGAGAAATAAGTGTAAAAGTTAAAAAAAGAAGACAAGCGTTTATCATCGTAACGATCATTATGGTGAGACCTTTTCAAACTGCAGTGGACTTTTCGGTTACAACAGAGACTGCACTTCCGTTTGATTTTGGTTATAGCACAAAAATTATTCAACGGCTTTACAAAGAAATTAATCATGTATTACCATTAATTACGAAACAAGCTAGGTAA